The genomic DNA TTATACCAGCACGTGGATTTGATCTATCTAAAAATACACATCTGCTTTTTTTCATCCATAGATTAAAAAATGGCCAAGATTTCATCTCTTGTTTTGCAACAAACCCAACGTCCATATGCAGTGCTGTAATAATTGCAGGTATATCAAAATTACTTTGATGATTGCAAACATAGATAATCCCTTTTTTTCTATCTAACTCATTTACACTTTTACGATCCTTATAAATAACTCTAAGTTTTACACCCAAACTTCTTAAAATTAAACGAGATAGAAATTTTAACTGCTTTCTTGCTAAAAGTATCCCTTCATGTTCATCTTTCATAGCAATTATTGGAAGATAAAAAACAGTTATATATACAAATATAAAAAATGTAG from Fusobacterium hominis includes the following:
- a CDS encoding lysophospholipid acyltransferase family protein, with the translated sequence MLGLILVSLTTFFIFVYITVFYLPIIAMKDEHEGILLARKQLKFLSRLILRSLGVKLRVIYKDRKSVNELDRKKGIIYVCNHQSNFDIPAIITALHMDVGFVAKQEMKSWPFFNLWMKKSRCVFLDRSNPRAGIKSIQESVALIKKGYPIVIFPEGERSLTGEIGVFKKGSFKLATETNGVIVPITLKGTYNIQRRGRWVMKRNQKVTVVIDKPVHVDRLSREEIKNLSVTIRQTIIENYNKINS